The DNA segment atggcacattcctgtttccacagggtaattccactttagatcaacagtatacagccccacagtgataccatatcaatatcaagtcattctgattttgctctcaaaaataaaagccttttcaaattgtccataattgacctaactttcagtgatttcaaaatgctctaaaaaggaaaattcctgtttccacagggtaattccaccttagatcaacagtatacagccccacagtgataccatatcaatatcaagtcattctgattatgccttccaaaataaatgccCTTTCAAATTGAGCATATACGGCCTACTTTTTTGacgatttcaaaatgttcttaaacagaattttgctgtttccacaggataatttcactttagttcaacagtatacaacctcacgatgttaccatatcaatatcaagtcattctgattttgctttcaaaaataaaagcattttcaaactgCCCATATCTgacttgatcctggaacaatttcaaaatgctctaaaatggaaaattcctgtttccacagggtaattccaccttagatcaacagtatacagccccacagtgataccatatcaatatcaagtcattctgattatgccttccaaaataaaagcctttttaaattgtccataattgacctaactttcagtgatttcaaaatgttttaaaatggaaatttcctgtttccacagggtaattccactccagatcaacagtatacaacctcacgatgttaccatatcaatatcaagacaTTCTGatattgctttaaaaaataaaagcattttcaaactgCCCATATCTGAGTTGCTCctggaacaatttcaaaatgctctaaaatggcacattcctgtttccacagggtaattccactttagatcaacagtatacagccccacagtgataccatatcaatatcaagtcattctgattttgctctcaaaaataaaagccttttcaaattgtccataattgacctaactttcagtgatttcaaaatgctctaaaaaggaaaattgcctgtttccacagggtaattccactttagatcaacagtatacagccccacagtgataccatatcaatgtcaagtcattctgattttgccttccaaagtaaaagccttttcaaattgtccacaattgacctaactttcagtgatttcaaaatgctctaaaatggaaatttcctgtttccacagggtaattccaccttagatcaacagtatacagccccacagtgataccatatcaatatcaagtcattctgattatgccttccaaaataaatgccCTTTCAAATTGAGCATATACGGCCTACTTTTTTGacgatttcaaaatgttcttaaacagaattttgctgtttccacaggataatttcattttagttcaacagtatacaacctcacgatgttaccatatcaatttCAAGTCATTCAGAttatgctttcaaaaataaaagacttttcaaattgccaagatacgacctactcttttaaaaatttcaaaatgctctaaaagtgaaaattgctgtttccacaggataatttcactttaggtcaacagtatacaacctcacgatgttaccacatcaatatcaagtcattctgattttgctttcaaaaataaaagcattttcaaaatgcCCATATCTgacttgatcctggaacaatttcaaaatgctctaaaatggaaaattcctgtttccacagggtaattccaccttagatcaacagtatacaaccccacagtgataccatatcaatatcaagtcattctgattatgccttccaaaataatggcctgttgaaaatgcccataatttacctaactttcagtgatttcagaatgctctaaaaaggaagatttcagtttccacagggtaattccactttagatcaacagtatacaacctcacgatgttaccatgtcaatttcaagtcagtctgattttgcttttcaaaataaaagctttttcaatttgcccatatatgacttactctTGGAGcgaattcaaaatgctctaagatggaaaattgctgtttccacagcataattccactttagatcaacagtatccaacccgacagtaaaaccatgtaaatttcatgttggtctgattttgcctttcaaattaatggcccgtcgaatttgtccatatgtgatatactctttcaattatttcagaatgttttaaaaatgaaaattgctgtttcaacacatattgtgttttcattttgaaaagcaaaatcagactcaattgattatgacagaattgaatcataaagatgatgtaaaaggaagctgaaattgccactaggttgtaattgatagtacgtttatattttaagtctgtggaaagatgtcattctaaataaagaaattacaaaacagcttGCAAACCAaccatgacatttttaaaacattctgaaataattgaaagactatatcacatatggacaaattcgacgggccattaatttgaaaggcgAAATCAGACCAACATGAAATTTACATGGTTTTACTGTCGGGttggatactgttgatctaaagtggaattatgctgtggaaacagcaattttccatcttagagcattttgaattcgCTCCAagagtaagtcatatatgggcaaattgaaaaagcttttattttgaaaagcaaaatcagactgacttgaaattgacatggtaacatcgtgaggttgtatactgttgatctaaagtggaattaccctgtggaaactgaaatcttcctttttagagcattctgaaatcactgaaagttaggtaaattatgggcattttcaacaggccattattttggaaggcataatcagaattacttgaaattgatatggtaacatcgtgaggttgtatactgttgacctaaagtgaaattatcccgtggaaacagcaattttcacttttagagcattttgaaatctttaaaagagtaggtcgtatcttggcaatttgaaaaggcttttattttggaaggcaaaatcagaatgacttgatattaatatggtatcactgtggggctgtatactgttgatctggagTAGAATTATCCCGTGGAAACACGAAATTTCCactttagagcattttgaaatcactgaaagttaggtcaattgtggacaatttgaaaaggcttttactttggaaggcaaaatcagaatgacttgatattaataaggtatcactgtggggctgtatactgttgatctaaagtggaattaccctgtggaaacaggaaatttccattttagagcattttgaaatcactgaaagttaggtcaattatggacaatttaaaaagtcttttattttggaaggcataatcagaatgacttgatattgatatggtatcactgtggggctgtatactgttgatctaaggtggaattaccctgtggaaacaggaattttccattttagagcattttgaaattgttccagGAGCAACTCAGATATGGgcattttgaaaatgcttttatttttgaaagcaaaatcagaatgacttgatattgatgtGGTAACATCGtcaggttgtatactgttgacctaaagtgaaattatcctgtggaaacagcaattttcacttttagagcattttgaaatctttaaaagagtaggtcgtatcttggcaatttgaaaagtcttttattttggaaggcataatcagaatgacttgatattaatatggtatcactgtggggctgtatactgttgatctggagtggaattatcctgtggaaacaggaaatttccattttagagcattttgaaatcactgaaagttaggtcaattgtggacaatttgaaaaggcttttactttggaaggcaaaatcagaatgacttgatattaatatggtatcactgtggggctgtatactgttgatctaaagtggaattaccctgtggaaacaggaattttccattttagagcattttgaaattgttccaggatcaagtcAGATATGGGcagtttgaaaatgcttttatttttgaaagcaaaatcagaatgacttgatattgatatggtaacatcgtgaggttgtatactgttgaactaaagtgaaattatcctgtggaaacagcaaaattctgtttaagaacattttgaaatcgtCAAAAAAGTAGGCCGTATATGCTCAATTTGAAAGggcatttattttggaaggcataatcagaatgacttgacattgatatggtatcactgtggggctgtatactgttgatctaaagtggaattaccctgtggaaacaggaaatttccattttagagcattttgaaatcactgaaagttaggtcaattatggacaatttaaaaaggcttttattttggaaggcataatcagaatgacttgatattgatatggtatcactgtggggctgtatactgttgatctggagtggaattaccctgtggaaacaggaattttcctttttagagcattttgaaatcactgaaagttaggtcaattatggacaatttgaaaaggcttttatttttgagagcaaaatcagaatgacttgatattgatatggtatcactgtggggctgtatactgttgatctaaagtggaattaccctgtggaaacaggaatgtgccattttagagcattttgaaattgttccagGAGCAACTCAGATATGGGcagtttgaaaatgcttttattttttaaagcaatatCAGAAtgtcttgatattgatatggtaacatcgtgaggttgtatactgttgatctggagtggaattaccctgtggaaacaggaaatttccattttaaaacattttgaaatcactgaaagttaggtcaattatggacaatttaaaaaggcttttattttggaaggcataatcagaatgacttgatattgatatggtatcactgtggggctgtatactgttgatctaaggtggaattaccctgtggaaacaagaatttttcattttagagcattttgaatcgttagaagattaagtcaattatggacaatttcaaagggccattactatgaaaggcaaaatcagactgacttgatattgatatggtatcactgtaaaaagactgtggttggaaagtgttgatataaagttcaaatagtatttggaaatacgacttttgcttttaagagcattattaagtcattgaaagagtagttcaaaaatgaagattcacagggcttttactttgaaatccaaaataagatggccttgatagtgacagggcacaattagggtacaaggctgtgtcatatagatctaacattagagtttgtaaaaaaaaaaaagcctaaattatatgttattatgttcttaacatatctgttaattcactcgaagttggcttttattttgaaatccggtttccacatccattcccgtaatactttgaatacacagggaacgtaaaacaaactggaggctggcttgactgcaagtctcgaattggaggctggcttgacaccagTCCAAATGCGCAGTTCTTTATCAAAATGGCTGGAAAGCCCCATGAGTTGTCCTGCAGGCAGCCCTGTGGAAGCACTGCTTTCAAGATCACCCTTTGGTAAAGGTATTACCTCTAAGATGTACCATTTACTGCAAGATCAGTTAGCTGACCCTCTTTCCAAAGTTAAAAGTTGTTGGGCCCAAGATCCCCCCCACCCCGATATTTACCACTCAGTTTTAAACCAGTAAAGTCAAATAGCCACCGGATCCCACTTACAAATGTGTGCATATGTTACGACTTGCTGCAGATGCTATAGCTTATCAATTAATATGGTAAGTGACACTGAATTTTCCATAATGCCACGTGAGATAAAAGGCCAGCAGTTATGTGGAGGTCAGCGTACACTTACTTAATTTTAAACACGAATAATGAACAGCTACACCAAACTTCATTCATTTGTTGGCTATTTAAAGAGCcccaaataaaatacacagtaagAACTCCAATGAATAGTATTTAACTTAGTAATCAACTACCACATAAAGCAGTGTTAATTTCGGTGAAACTAACTGGTTTCCTAAAAAGGTATTTTCAATGCAAACACACCTTGtgggttgttaaaaaaaaaaacagggtagTTTCACTAAATATTCTACGGCACGATGGAGAAAACAAATTCCGAATAAACCAAGTACCAttctttctttatgcttttgaaatatgggTTAGCGTGCATTTCTTCCGTCTTTATTTTACAGGGGGATAAAAAGCCCAGTCTAAAGGCTGTTCTGCGGAGTCTGGCGTGTTGCTGCAGTCTTGCATTAGCACGGCGGCTAACAGGAACATGACTTACCTCCAATTAGAGCTCcggtgaaaataaatttctttttaTGGCGTTTTATAAAATTCCACGCAGACGAAAACATCCTCGGACAGAGAGAGGGCCACcaactaaaacaacaaaaactctaTTTCTAAATTCTTTCTTACTATTTTACGGACATGTTTCGGATAGCAGCTTGCTAACTCTCAAAAGTGCCAAAGTACTTTGGTCATGGTAACTATTGTAATGACTTCCGGTTAtttatgtcaaaataaaaccacaagTCGAACTACAGTAGTCATAAAGTGACTTTGTGTCTGCAACAAGGCTCCTGGAaacattcttatttatttaggcaaggaaaaaacacttaatatttttaaatgcttttaaaatatacaatacAATGCAATATACCAATGCACATACAAGCTTTGCAAAACTGATacacaaattttaaaataaaatatttcaaaatttgacgaaaacaaaaaatgaatatcTAATATATAGATAGTTTTGGGACACTAGTTTGTCACCATCGTCAGACTGGTCTCTGAAGTAAAAcacaatagattttttttaatcttataaGCGAATCGTATCGAGCCCTAAAAATTTAGTTTCTCCCTGTATAAACTAAAaaaattttgttcttttatttttgggggTAAAATCGATAACATCCGGTTTAGATCCCTCCACAATAGTCATCAACTTGACGTCATTAGACCAGAACGAGCGTGGAGCGCAGGTGCAGCGAGTGGTCCGTCCAATATTATCTTCCCCCCACCGGTGTGAGTTCGTTACATCGGCGTGGCTACGGGTAAAACAGGAATTAAAAATTAGCAGGTGTATTATATGCAGCTTTTTTATATTGAGTTTTGGTCACAGCAGTTGAAATGGGAACAGAGGAGGGTAGTAAAGAAGAGTCTGTGGAGCTGTTCTGTCCGAGTGAAGAGGAAATTGAGAGGTGGATGGCCAGAGCTTTTGACATGGTGAGCTCGTGTTTTTAATCACTCCGTTAACTCTTCAGCCGAGTCACGGcgactttgtttgttttgtaaaatttgcagttttaaagtaattatttaattttcatttaaactACTCGGTATGTGAACTACgaagtttctatttttttatttgccttATTGTATTGATTGAGGTATTGGTTATTTTTCTAGATAATTTTATATAGTAATGCTACTTAGAtgtctttatttgtatttcagtttttctgttatAGCCCTCTGATGCcctttttctgctgtttatcCAGGCTCTGATCATGTTTAGGGATTAAGTAGTGATATTATATACAGCTGGAAAAAAGTTTCTTTAtaatagtaaataataaataatgtaaacaTTTGTCAGATGTGGTCACACAGGTGTCTCCGTGAACCTCGTGGATGTTTGTAGATAGCACTGTGATCTGTAGTAAACAGGTGGAAGAGAGTGTAATGAAAATCAGAGAAaatctgtgtgtgaatgagaacgAGATAGGTGTAATAGTCAAGGTAGACGAGTATAAATACCTGAGGTCAACCATCCCAAGCAAcagacagtgcacaagagagatGAAGAAGAGAGTACAGCCAGGATGGAGCAGGTGGAGacgagtgtcaggggtgattgtTGACAGAAGGTCAGCAGCAAGAGTAAAAGTGAAGgtgatggtagtgagacctgctgtgatggtTTGGAGATGTGGCACTGAGAAAAATACAGGAGGCCGAGCTGAAGATGCTCAGATTTTCAGTTGCAGTGAGCAGGATGCACAAGATTAGAAATCAGAGGGAAAGCTTAAGTATTTGGAGATAAAGAGGCAAGGCTGAgttggtttggacatgtgcagaacaTTTACTGGATAAAGGGTGTTGAATGCAGAGTTGCCAGGCAAGGCcacagaggaggttcatggatgtagtgaaagaAGGGTTAGTATGGCAGAGGAGGATGATAGAGATGgcaggaggcagatgatccactatTATAATCCCTAAATCCTTAATAATTAGTgtataatgttaaaaataatttcatgtgcCTCCTTTATGATATTAAGAAATGTCTAAAAGTTTAATCTAGAGAACCCTAAAGACACCACGCTCTCAAAGCTGTGAGCTGCAGCCAGAGATCTGTGCACAGGTGTATTGGGGATTTTTCTCTTCTGAAGTTCTTCTTAACACTAACCAATTTTCCATCTTTAGTTGCTTCCTGTTAATtgcctttttaaatgtgttgctgCAGGCGAAAGAAGCTCTGGAGAATGGAGAGGTGCCTGTCGGATGTCTCATGGTCTACAAAGACGAAGTTGTGGGGAAGGGAAGGAATGAAGTCAATGAGACTAAAAATGTAGGCAAAGTGTACAGCACAGTTATTTGTCTCTGCAAATGGAGATGTATGTATGAGTGGTCTTCTTTCAAAACTCATAAGTCAACAACTAAGACAaagcaaaatgaataaattatagAACTGATACATTAACTATTggtgaggagaagaagaaataatATATTGGtatattaaaatgtaacaagTTCAATAGTTTGAACAATTATCTGTTCAAACTATTGAACAAACAGGTCCCAGAGGGTCTGGGTTGATGGTCTCTGTACAGTAATCCCCCACTGTGTAGTTTGCTTTGACCGACCTAATTAGTTTCTGTAATCTGCGAGTGTCAGATCAATCACTGATCAATATTTGTCCTTAAGTAAGCCGGTGACTCTGCAATAGTGAGTCCTCTGCAGTGAGAGCCCATAACTGAGAAAATCCTTTCATGGTGTGAACAGTTTTCCTTCCAAGTAAATGTGGCTCAAACTAAGGAAAAGTCCCCGCTGTCCCTGCATCATGTCTGATGAAAGATGAGCAAAAGGGAAAACACTTTGCTCCTTTTATTTGGTTGCTTGGGTCATTTTTGTCTTAAAGTCTGAATAGCATTATTTTTAAAGTCGATACAGGTACAGGAAATCCTTTCAGCTTTACATTTGAGTGCAAAGAGAGATGGTatcaaaaagtgtttttactGCTGAAGAAATTCAGAGTTAAAGCGTCACCTTATCTGGACCGAAGTGCAAAAAGTTCCCACCTGACCTCCACAGAATcagctgtgcttttttgtttaatGATTTCAGCCCATCTCATTAAATTACAAAGAGTCTTTTGTAAGTTTTGAAAGTTTCAGGGCTGAACCTCTGTTTAAAAACTGCAACCAAATCAATTTAAAGCCACTCTAAGGGTCACACTCGCCATTGGCTTTTGAGCATCAGTATGATGGGATATATCAGAGTTTCAATCAGCTGTTTAATGAAGTAGAGGAACAAATACCTGAGCGTCAACACGATACCTGAGGTTTGCATACGTTTCTTTGTGCgtggtgttttttttcaggCCACTCGGCACGCTGAGATGGTCGCTCTGGATCAGGTCCTGGACTGGTGTTGGCAAAGCAGCTTGGACGTGAAGAGCGTGTGCGAGCGGATAGCGCTGTACGTCACCGTGGAGCCATGCATAATGTGTGCTGCAGCGCTGCGCCTCCTCAGTATCCTCGCCTCACCTCTctgctagtgtgtgtgtgtgtgtgtgtgtgtgttgggattCAGTTGTTGTTCCTTTACCAGCTGTCAGACATCCCCGTGATCGTGTATGGCTGCAGGAACGAGCGTTTCGGAGGCTGCGGCTCAGTCCTGGATGTCTCCTCTGCAGACCTGCCTCACACTGGGACCCAGTTCAAGGTCAGTGTTTGCTCCTGATGTCTTTCTGGATTCCGCCTGCATGTTTGTGGAGTAGTTTGTGCTTCCTGCAGCTGAGTTCAGAAATCTTTAGGCAAGCAGATCAGCTCCTTTTCTGAATGGGATGTTCAAGAGTTACATGAATGTAAAGTCCTTGTGTGGTGCAGTGTgtattatatgtgtgtgtgtgttcagtgtaTTTCAGGTCACAGAGCAGAGGAAGCCGTAGACATGCTGAAGACTTTCTACAAACAGCAGAATCCAaatggtgaaaaacaaaaccactctgcatgtcttttttttctcctcctcatgCTCCattatcaaaatgttttatattttcatacTTTACTGTTGCTTTTTTTACACTATTAttccttctcttcttttctcacaGTGTTAAACTTTCTGTCTGTTTCAGCCCCCAAACCCAAAACAAGGAAGGAGTGATCTCCAAGAAACATCCTATTACAAGGATTTttttataatattattaattaaattatattttacatacatttttgtctattgctttttttttttactatttgtcTAACCTTTTCTTTACCTATTAATATGACCTTAATAAAGGACATCTTATTTACAGTTAGAATTTAGCATTAGTGTTTCTGTTCATGCAGACTGCCACCAGAGGGCGCTATAGACCAGCGGTCTTCCTGTCACTGAACCTCCACATAGAAGAAATAAAACTATAGTCTTTGGACTAATAAATactatatttaaaagaaatttatGATATTTTCCAAAAGTAAAGGCTCAAGAATGTCAATAAGAAATAATTTTTAGGAAAGAGGAGGCAAATCTTCACTGGATGTTGTGTGGGTGAACTTTACACGCTCTTTTCTCCGTCTTGCGTATTGATTT comes from the Astatotilapia calliptera chromosome 15, fAstCal1.2, whole genome shotgun sequence genome and includes:
- the adat2 gene encoding tRNA-specific adenosine deaminase 2 isoform X1, whose translation is MSCPAGSPVEALLSRSPFGKAVEMGTEEGSKEESVELFCPSEEEIERWMARAFDMAKEALENGEVPVGCLMVYKDEVVGKGRNEVNETKNATRHAEMVALDQVLDWCWQSSLDVKSVCERIALYVTVEPCIMCAAALRLLNIPVIVYGCRNERFGGCGSVLDVSSADLPHTGTQFKCISGHRAEEAVDMLKTFYKQQNPNAPKPKTRKE
- the adat2 gene encoding tRNA-specific adenosine deaminase 2 isoform X2 — protein: MGTEEGSKEESVELFCPSEEEIERWMARAFDMAKEALENGEVPVGCLMVYKDEVVGKGRNEVNETKNATRHAEMVALDQVLDWCWQSSLDVKSVCERIALYVTVEPCIMCAAALRLLNIPVIVYGCRNERFGGCGSVLDVSSADLPHTGTQFKCISGHRAEEAVDMLKTFYKQQNPNAPKPKTRKE